A genomic window from Peromyscus maniculatus bairdii isolate BWxNUB_F1_BW_parent chromosome 1, HU_Pman_BW_mat_3.1, whole genome shotgun sequence includes:
- the LOC102927506 gene encoding uncharacterized protein LOC102927506, translating into MGSSKNRSIPGWGQTGQDGGHKTQMGPQPPPHPTHRNSFRRRFKSGSGRAVQGLCQRFEGRRAGKKGSAQVYIAGCHQERGGGCRCWTPGDFTARRLQWVQPADTTPTRHCGPRTGAERAHSGRLCTVCPNRSAPGSGMADRIFPGESRAQDEARQGEAGGAE; encoded by the coding sequence ATGGGATCCAGCAAGAATAGAAGCATTCCAGGCTGGGGTCAAACAGGGCAGGACGGGGGTCACAAGACACAGATGGGTCCCCAGCCGCCACCACATCCCACCCACCGTAATTCATTTAGAAGAAGGTTCAAGAGTGGCTCTGGCAGGGCCGTCCAAGGCCTTTGCCAGAGATTCGAGGGCCGGAGAGCGGGAAAGAAAGGCAGTGCGCAGGTCTACATAGCAGGGTGTCACCAGGAGAGGGGTGGGGGCTGCAGGTGTTGGACTCCAGGGGATTTCACAGCAAGGAGGCTGCAGTGGGTCCAGCCTGCAGACACCACTCCCACGAGGCACTGCGGCCCAAGGACTGGCGCGGAAAGGGCCCACAGTGGACGCTTGTGCACTGTATGCCCTAACCGCTCAGCCCCTGGGTCTGGCATGGCAGACAGAATATTTCCAGGGGAGTCAAGGGCACAGGATGAAGCCAGACAAGGCGAGGCAGGTGGGGCAGAATGA
- the LOC102927506 gene encoding uncharacterized protein LOC102927506 isoform X1 gives MTWSGVMERTEGRPSSLPEHHGLAPWDTATIQAVCSFSFPEELTHLCCSLDPPPPTLNPQDERNGATQLMSGPLNPGTPGSPSSSESRICCARNHYTTCLRNRLEGEAEGTDGSGT, from the exons ATGACATGGTCCGGTGTGATGGAGAGGACAGAAGGACGGCCATCCAGCCTTCCTG AACATCATGGGCTGGCGCCGTGGGACACTGCCACCATACAAGCCGTCTGTTCTTTTAGTTTTCCCGAAGAGCTAACacatctctgctgctctctggatCCTCCTCCCCCTACTTTGAACCCTCAAGATGAAAG AAATGGTGCTACCCAGCTCATGTCTGGGCCTTTGAATCCGGGGACTCCTGGAAGTCCGTCTAGTTCTGAATCAAGAATATGTTGTGCTCGGAACCACTACACTACCTGCCTCAGGAATCGGCTCGAAG gtGAAGCTGAAGGAACAGACGGTAGCGGCACTTAA